A single genomic interval of Osmerus eperlanus chromosome 14, fOsmEpe2.1, whole genome shotgun sequence harbors:
- the nadk2 gene encoding NAD kinase 2, mitochondrial isoform X2 translates to MTSPSFMNFMCLGNRVVAVLNGTCVRRLTPILFGIRHVVSHADAGFKPEKVAVVTKTTRYEFEQQRYRYSELTEEDLKQLLAMKGSSYSGLLERHNVHTRNVEHIVHSLQQEGVEVRVVKRGEYSEETVKWADAIISAGGDGTMLLVASKVFSRDKPVVGVNTDPERSEGHLCLPVHYTHSFPEVLKKLRRGDFRWQWRQRIRLHLEGTGINPTPVDLHEQQLSLEQHNQAHRITTLQAQRCAVDGNPSKPYLLPVRSLNEIFIGESLSSRGKFKSFKPHLTLSLHRASYYEMSVNDGPWEKQKSSGLSVCTGTGSKAWSYNINKLVEQAVEDVLRIGKAQTGLDIPLNQELIGKVTEKYNESLVYSPEDGRMFYSIREPIVNRVFSNSRQRGFANRVCVRSRCWDACMVVDGGTSFEFNDGAIATITMSEEDQLRTVLL, encoded by the exons ATGACCAGTCCTTCATTCATGAACTTTATGTGCCTCGGGAATCGAGTTGTCGCAGTCCTGAATGGAACCTGTGTTCGTCGCCTCACGCCTATCCTGTTTGGAATACGACATGTTGTATCGCATGCCGATGCTGGGTTCAAACCCGAAAAAGTTGCGGTGGTCACGAAGACAACAAGATATGAATTTGAGCAGCAAAGATACCGTTATTCAGAACTCACCGAGGAGGATCTGAAACAGCTG TTGGCAATGAAAGGTTCGAGCTACAGTGGTCTTTTGGAGAGGCACAACGTCCACACACGCAACGTGGAACACATAGTGCACAGtctaca GCAAGAGGGAGTTGAAGTGCGTGTTGTGAAGAGGGGGGAATACAGTGAAGAAACAGTGAAATGGGCCGACGCCATCATCTCTGCTGGCG GTGATGGGACCATGCTACTAGTGGCCAGTAAGGTTTTCAGCAGGGACAAACCAGTTGTTGGTGTCAATACTGATCCGGAGAG GTCAGAGGGTcacctgtgtctgcctgtgcatTACACACATTCCTTCCCAGAGGTGCTCAAAAAACTCAGACGTGGGGACTTCAG GTGGCAGTGGCGCCAGAGGATCCGTCTGCACCTGGAGGGCACGGGGATCAACCCCACCCCGGTGGACCTCCATGAACAGCAGCTGAGCCTGGAGCAGCATAACCAGGCCCACCGCATCACCACCCTGCAGGCCCAGCGCT GTGCAGTGGATGGAAACCCCTCCAAGCCTTACCTTCTCCCTGTCAGAAGTCTGAACGAAATCTTCATCGGTGAATCTCTCTCCTCGAG GGGGAAGTTTAAATCCTTCAAACCTCATCTCACCCTCTCGCTCCATAGGGCTTCCTACTATGAGATGTCCGTGAACGACGGCCCCTGGGAGAAGCAGAAGAGTTCAGGTCTCAGCGTGTGCACCGGTACCGGGTCCAAAGCGTG gtCCTATAATATTAACAAACTTGTTGAACAAGCTGTGGAGGATGTCCTAAGAATTG GAAAGGCACAAACGGGTCTTGATATTCCACTGAACCAGGAACTGATAGGAAAAG TTACAGAGAAGTACAATGAGTCTCTGGTGTACAGCCCTGAGGACGGGAGAATGTTCTACAGCATCAGAGAACCCATTGTCAACAGAGTGTTCTCCAACAGCCGCCAGAGAGGCTTCGCCAACCG GGTGTGCGTGCGGTCGCGCTGCTGGGACGCTTGCATGGTGGTGGACGGGGGGACGTCGTTTGAGTTCAACGACGGCGCCATAGCAACGATCACCATGAGCGAGGAAGACCAGCTGCGGACCGTTCTCCTGTGA
- the nadk2 gene encoding NAD kinase 2, mitochondrial isoform X1, which produces MTSPSFMNFMCLGNRVVAVLNGTCVRRLTPILFGIRHVVSHADAGFKPEKVAVVTKTTRYEFEQQRYRYSELTEEDLKQLLAMKGSSYSGLLERHNVHTRNVEHIVHSLQQEGVEVRVVKRGEYSEETVKWADAIISAGGDGTMLLVASKVFSRDKPVVGVNTDPERSEGHLCLPVHYTHSFPEVLKKLRRGDFRWQWRQRIRLHLEGTGINPTPVDLHEQQLSLEQHNQAHRITTLQAQRCTPPPAPSATMCAVDGNPSKPYLLPVRSLNEIFIGESLSSRGKFKSFKPHLTLSLHRASYYEMSVNDGPWEKQKSSGLSVCTGTGSKAWSYNINKLVEQAVEDVLRIGKAQTGLDIPLNQELIGKVTEKYNESLVYSPEDGRMFYSIREPIVNRVFSNSRQRGFANRVCVRSRCWDACMVVDGGTSFEFNDGAIATITMSEEDQLRTVLL; this is translated from the exons ATGACCAGTCCTTCATTCATGAACTTTATGTGCCTCGGGAATCGAGTTGTCGCAGTCCTGAATGGAACCTGTGTTCGTCGCCTCACGCCTATCCTGTTTGGAATACGACATGTTGTATCGCATGCCGATGCTGGGTTCAAACCCGAAAAAGTTGCGGTGGTCACGAAGACAACAAGATATGAATTTGAGCAGCAAAGATACCGTTATTCAGAACTCACCGAGGAGGATCTGAAACAGCTG TTGGCAATGAAAGGTTCGAGCTACAGTGGTCTTTTGGAGAGGCACAACGTCCACACACGCAACGTGGAACACATAGTGCACAGtctaca GCAAGAGGGAGTTGAAGTGCGTGTTGTGAAGAGGGGGGAATACAGTGAAGAAACAGTGAAATGGGCCGACGCCATCATCTCTGCTGGCG GTGATGGGACCATGCTACTAGTGGCCAGTAAGGTTTTCAGCAGGGACAAACCAGTTGTTGGTGTCAATACTGATCCGGAGAG GTCAGAGGGTcacctgtgtctgcctgtgcatTACACACATTCCTTCCCAGAGGTGCTCAAAAAACTCAGACGTGGGGACTTCAG GTGGCAGTGGCGCCAGAGGATCCGTCTGCACCTGGAGGGCACGGGGATCAACCCCACCCCGGTGGACCTCCATGAACAGCAGCTGAGCCTGGAGCAGCATAACCAGGCCCACCGCATCACCACCCTGCAGGCCCAGCGCTGTACGCCCCCGCCAGCACCCTCCGCCACCATGT GTGCAGTGGATGGAAACCCCTCCAAGCCTTACCTTCTCCCTGTCAGAAGTCTGAACGAAATCTTCATCGGTGAATCTCTCTCCTCGAG GGGGAAGTTTAAATCCTTCAAACCTCATCTCACCCTCTCGCTCCATAGGGCTTCCTACTATGAGATGTCCGTGAACGACGGCCCCTGGGAGAAGCAGAAGAGTTCAGGTCTCAGCGTGTGCACCGGTACCGGGTCCAAAGCGTG gtCCTATAATATTAACAAACTTGTTGAACAAGCTGTGGAGGATGTCCTAAGAATTG GAAAGGCACAAACGGGTCTTGATATTCCACTGAACCAGGAACTGATAGGAAAAG TTACAGAGAAGTACAATGAGTCTCTGGTGTACAGCCCTGAGGACGGGAGAATGTTCTACAGCATCAGAGAACCCATTGTCAACAGAGTGTTCTCCAACAGCCGCCAGAGAGGCTTCGCCAACCG GGTGTGCGTGCGGTCGCGCTGCTGGGACGCTTGCATGGTGGTGGACGGGGGGACGTCGTTTGAGTTCAACGACGGCGCCATAGCAACGATCACCATGAGCGAGGAAGACCAGCTGCGGACCGTTCTCCTGTGA
- the nadk2 gene encoding NAD kinase 2, mitochondrial isoform X3, whose protein sequence is MTSPSFMNFMCLGNRVVAVLNGTCVRRLTPILFGIRHVVSHADAGFKPEKVAVVTKTTRYEFEQQRYRYSELTEEDLKQLLAMKGSSYSGLLERHNVHTRNVEHIVHSLQQEGVEVRVVKRGEYSEETVKWADAIISAGGDGTMLLVASKVFSRDKPVVGVNTDPERSEGHLCLPVHYTHSFPEVLKKLRRGDFRWQWRQRIRLHLEGTGINPTPVDLHEQQLSLEQHNQAHRITTLQAQRCTPPPAPSATMCAVDGNPSKPYLLPVRSLNEIFIGESLSSRASYYEMSVNDGPWEKQKSSGLSVCTGTGSKAWSYNINKLVEQAVEDVLRIGKAQTGLDIPLNQELIGKVTEKYNESLVYSPEDGRMFYSIREPIVNRVFSNSRQRGFANRVCVRSRCWDACMVVDGGTSFEFNDGAIATITMSEEDQLRTVLL, encoded by the exons ATGACCAGTCCTTCATTCATGAACTTTATGTGCCTCGGGAATCGAGTTGTCGCAGTCCTGAATGGAACCTGTGTTCGTCGCCTCACGCCTATCCTGTTTGGAATACGACATGTTGTATCGCATGCCGATGCTGGGTTCAAACCCGAAAAAGTTGCGGTGGTCACGAAGACAACAAGATATGAATTTGAGCAGCAAAGATACCGTTATTCAGAACTCACCGAGGAGGATCTGAAACAGCTG TTGGCAATGAAAGGTTCGAGCTACAGTGGTCTTTTGGAGAGGCACAACGTCCACACACGCAACGTGGAACACATAGTGCACAGtctaca GCAAGAGGGAGTTGAAGTGCGTGTTGTGAAGAGGGGGGAATACAGTGAAGAAACAGTGAAATGGGCCGACGCCATCATCTCTGCTGGCG GTGATGGGACCATGCTACTAGTGGCCAGTAAGGTTTTCAGCAGGGACAAACCAGTTGTTGGTGTCAATACTGATCCGGAGAG GTCAGAGGGTcacctgtgtctgcctgtgcatTACACACATTCCTTCCCAGAGGTGCTCAAAAAACTCAGACGTGGGGACTTCAG GTGGCAGTGGCGCCAGAGGATCCGTCTGCACCTGGAGGGCACGGGGATCAACCCCACCCCGGTGGACCTCCATGAACAGCAGCTGAGCCTGGAGCAGCATAACCAGGCCCACCGCATCACCACCCTGCAGGCCCAGCGCTGTACGCCCCCGCCAGCACCCTCCGCCACCATGT GTGCAGTGGATGGAAACCCCTCCAAGCCTTACCTTCTCCCTGTCAGAAGTCTGAACGAAATCTTCATCGGTGAATCTCTCTCCTCGAG GGCTTCCTACTATGAGATGTCCGTGAACGACGGCCCCTGGGAGAAGCAGAAGAGTTCAGGTCTCAGCGTGTGCACCGGTACCGGGTCCAAAGCGTG gtCCTATAATATTAACAAACTTGTTGAACAAGCTGTGGAGGATGTCCTAAGAATTG GAAAGGCACAAACGGGTCTTGATATTCCACTGAACCAGGAACTGATAGGAAAAG TTACAGAGAAGTACAATGAGTCTCTGGTGTACAGCCCTGAGGACGGGAGAATGTTCTACAGCATCAGAGAACCCATTGTCAACAGAGTGTTCTCCAACAGCCGCCAGAGAGGCTTCGCCAACCG GGTGTGCGTGCGGTCGCGCTGCTGGGACGCTTGCATGGTGGTGGACGGGGGGACGTCGTTTGAGTTCAACGACGGCGCCATAGCAACGATCACCATGAGCGAGGAAGACCAGCTGCGGACCGTTCTCCTGTGA
- the nadk2 gene encoding NAD kinase 2, mitochondrial isoform X4 gives MTSPSFMNFMCLGNRVVAVLNGTCVRRLTPILFGIRHVVSHADAGFKPEKVAVVTKTTRYEFEQQRYRYSELTEEDLKQLLAMKGSSYSGLLERHNVHTRNVEHIVHSLQQEGVEVRVVKRGEYSEETVKWADAIISAGGDGTMLLVASKVFSRDKPVVGVNTDPERSEGHLCLPVHYTHSFPEVLKKLRRGDFRWQWRQRIRLHLEGTGINPTPVDLHEQQLSLEQHNQAHRITTLQAQRCAVDGNPSKPYLLPVRSLNEIFIGESLSSRASYYEMSVNDGPWEKQKSSGLSVCTGTGSKAWSYNINKLVEQAVEDVLRIGKAQTGLDIPLNQELIGKVTEKYNESLVYSPEDGRMFYSIREPIVNRVFSNSRQRGFANRVCVRSRCWDACMVVDGGTSFEFNDGAIATITMSEEDQLRTVLL, from the exons ATGACCAGTCCTTCATTCATGAACTTTATGTGCCTCGGGAATCGAGTTGTCGCAGTCCTGAATGGAACCTGTGTTCGTCGCCTCACGCCTATCCTGTTTGGAATACGACATGTTGTATCGCATGCCGATGCTGGGTTCAAACCCGAAAAAGTTGCGGTGGTCACGAAGACAACAAGATATGAATTTGAGCAGCAAAGATACCGTTATTCAGAACTCACCGAGGAGGATCTGAAACAGCTG TTGGCAATGAAAGGTTCGAGCTACAGTGGTCTTTTGGAGAGGCACAACGTCCACACACGCAACGTGGAACACATAGTGCACAGtctaca GCAAGAGGGAGTTGAAGTGCGTGTTGTGAAGAGGGGGGAATACAGTGAAGAAACAGTGAAATGGGCCGACGCCATCATCTCTGCTGGCG GTGATGGGACCATGCTACTAGTGGCCAGTAAGGTTTTCAGCAGGGACAAACCAGTTGTTGGTGTCAATACTGATCCGGAGAG GTCAGAGGGTcacctgtgtctgcctgtgcatTACACACATTCCTTCCCAGAGGTGCTCAAAAAACTCAGACGTGGGGACTTCAG GTGGCAGTGGCGCCAGAGGATCCGTCTGCACCTGGAGGGCACGGGGATCAACCCCACCCCGGTGGACCTCCATGAACAGCAGCTGAGCCTGGAGCAGCATAACCAGGCCCACCGCATCACCACCCTGCAGGCCCAGCGCT GTGCAGTGGATGGAAACCCCTCCAAGCCTTACCTTCTCCCTGTCAGAAGTCTGAACGAAATCTTCATCGGTGAATCTCTCTCCTCGAG GGCTTCCTACTATGAGATGTCCGTGAACGACGGCCCCTGGGAGAAGCAGAAGAGTTCAGGTCTCAGCGTGTGCACCGGTACCGGGTCCAAAGCGTG gtCCTATAATATTAACAAACTTGTTGAACAAGCTGTGGAGGATGTCCTAAGAATTG GAAAGGCACAAACGGGTCTTGATATTCCACTGAACCAGGAACTGATAGGAAAAG TTACAGAGAAGTACAATGAGTCTCTGGTGTACAGCCCTGAGGACGGGAGAATGTTCTACAGCATCAGAGAACCCATTGTCAACAGAGTGTTCTCCAACAGCCGCCAGAGAGGCTTCGCCAACCG GGTGTGCGTGCGGTCGCGCTGCTGGGACGCTTGCATGGTGGTGGACGGGGGGACGTCGTTTGAGTTCAACGACGGCGCCATAGCAACGATCACCATGAGCGAGGAAGACCAGCTGCGGACCGTTCTCCTGTGA
- the skp2 gene encoding S-phase kinase-associated protein 2, translating to MSHKRPLQELSLLSDKFEGSMLSDSHQRNKQKSRECLGGLDNENTPTELIQEWSPPHKHSRVVIKGKENQGNKGRRFVLARRSRKSTQFTVAVSCWDSLPDELLLHILSCLPLRDLLRMSRVCKRWHRLAFDETLWQSVDLVGITQLDCALGQVLTAGVKRLRCPHTFLGEPHFTNKGRLHVQHMDLSSCTASPSVLLDIMSRCRQLNHLSLEGMELSDGIIQSLAENPNLEELNLCGCSGFSADVLGDMLQSCSQLENLNISWCDFSPDHVKAVVDNLACKMVHLNLSGYRQNLTMEDLKTLVERCPNLQVLDVSDSVLLTTDCFTVLLELKELVNLGLSRCYLIHPASLADLETFPSLRTLQVYGLVQDSYLPSLKKGLPRVSINSEPFSRVARPTPVDLREHRMWNMRCRLKYRL from the exons ATGTCTCACAAAAG GCCGCTTCAGGAGTTGTCCCTTCTGAGTGATAAATTCGAGGGCTCAATGCTGTCCGACTCGCACCAGCGGAACAAACAGAAAAGCAGGGAATGTCTTGGGGGTCTGGATAATGAGAACACCCCTACTGAACTCATCCAGGAGTGGTCACCACCTCACAAGCACTCGCGGGTAGTCATTAAAGGCAAAGAAAACCAGGGAAACAAAGGAAGACGGTTTGTTCTTGCTAGGCGATCCAGAAAAAGCACGCAATTCACGG TTGCAGTGTCCTGTTGGGATAGTTTACCGGACGAGCTGTTGCTGCacatcctctcctgtctgccgCTAAGGGACCTGCTTAGGATGTCCAGGGTCTGCAAACGCTGGCATCGCCTGGC GTTTGATGAGACGCTGTGGCAGAGTGTGGATCTGGTGGGGATCACCCAGCTGGACTGTGCCCTGGGGCAGGTGCTCACAGCTGGGGTGAAGAGACTGCGCTGCCCCCATACCTTCCTTGGGGAACCACATTTCACTAACAAAGG GCGCCTGCATGTCCAGCACATGGATCTCTCCAGCTGCACTGCCAGCCCTTCGGTCCTGCTGGACATCATGTCCCGGTGCCGGCAGCTGAATCACCTGAGCTTGGAAGGAATGGAGCTTTCCGACGGCATCATCCA GTCTCTGGCCGAGAACCCCAACCTGGAGGAGCTGAACCTGTGCGGCTGCTCGGGCTTCTCTGCCGACGTGCTTGGAGACATGCTCCAGTCCTGTTCCCA GCTGGAGAATCTGAACATATCGTGGTGTGACTTCAGCCCTGATCACGTGAAGGCCGTGGTGGATAACCTAGCGTGTAAAATGGTCCACCTCAATCTCAGTGGCTACCGTCAAAACCTGACCATGGAAG ACCTGAAAACCTTGGTGGAGAGATGTCCAAACCTCCAGGTTCTGGATGTTAG TGACAGTGTTCTCTTGACGACGGACTGTTTCACCGTTCTTCTGGAACTGAAAGAACTCGTAAACCTGGGTTTGAGTCGCTGCTACCTCATCCACCCTGCTTCCCTGGc TGACTTGGAGACGTTTCCTTCGCTGAGGACTCTGCAGGTATATGGGCTGGTCCAAGACAGCTACCTTCCCTCCCTGAAAAAGGGCTTGCCTCGCGTCAGCATCAACAGCGAGCCGTTCTCCCGCGTCGCTCGTCCCACCCCCGTCGACCTGAGGGAACACCGCATGTGGAACATGAGGTGTCGGCTGAAATACAGGCTTTAG